ACCCTTTTGGACTCTAATATTCCTTGAACATGCCAaatgcaattctgccttggggtTTCTGCACTTACTATTACCTCTACATGTAAAGATATTTCCCCCATGTATATCTGGCTTATTCACTCATTTTAGATTTTTGCTCAAGTATCACCTCATTAGAGGTCATCCCTGACAACCTTAGCTAAAATTATACCCTCATTTTCCTGTCCGAACTAATTTTTCTTCACAACACTTACAGTATTCCcttatatatcacatattatatttttgtttagtttttctaattgaaataaaattccaAGACACAAGGATTTCCTCTTATTCACTACTAGGGATACAGCTCCTAAAAATGTGCTTAGTACTCaaatatctgccaaataaatacttGATAATTAAGCTTAACTTACCCAATATCTGCTGTAATATCTTACACAAAGTTCCAGGGTCAAACATATTATGACAGCCTCTACTTTCTCTAGTAAATTCCACAGAAGGAGttcattttagtatatttttcgGCTAACTTTTGAGGACTTAACCTCTCAAATcttccatattttaaaagtatgatttcAATATTTAACAGCCATGGCTATATTTCTATGTCAAATGATATATACTTTCTtatgtgcacatatacacatttatactttattttaggGTTACTTACAAGATGCACATATGCTGATTTTGCAAAACTGGAtaataattttcctattttaaattttatcatgatAGATTTATCATATTTTCTTAGAAACAGAACTCTCAATAATTAACAGTTGTATGGTAAAATATAACTTACTCTATAATGATACGCTTTATACattgcccccccccaaaacatGATAATTTAAGCTCTCCATGATAATTTAAGTTCTCTGTAGAGTTCAGTCCCAGGTCCCTCTACtttagaatattaaaacaaaattatcaatAATTCTAGGAGTGATGGTTTTATGCATTTGTGTTAAAAGACGGAAtttgggtgactgggtggctcagatgattaagcgtctgcctttggctcaggtcatgatctccaagtcctgggatggagccttacatcaggctcgcagctcagcagggagtctgcttctccctctccctctgcctctcccccagctctctctctctctctctcaaataaatatataaatcttaaaaaaagaaaaaaaagaaaaaggaaattttaatcatttttttgttttttaacaccttagaaattaaaatttgtatattaGTCATAAATCctcttttaataattaaaaaaaacttttaataagtTAAAAAGATTTAACTTCACCTACCtgattatcattatttaaaaaatcatcaaggaACCCTTTAGCACACTTTGCCCTTGAAGTTTGTTGAGGAGTATCATCAGAGTTAACAGGAACAGGAGACTTGCTAAATAGGATTTAAGGATATAAGATAGTAATTTAATTAAGTACccaatttataaaaattcaagtataacTAAATGGTTATCATTTAAACAGAAATAGTCACCAAGAAACAACCATTATAGATATGATTCATATTGATTTTGCTTGGTAATTCCCTCATCTTCTGTCTGAACTCATACGAAAATCTAACCCTTCCTATCTCCTTGTTTCTCCTTTAAAGCTTTaagttaaaactataaagaaagtaaaaaacattagtctttaaataaataagccttcAACTATAGGCTATACTCTAAAAGCTGTTTTGTTCAAAATAAGCAGTACACTTTCCTAAATAAACACAGTTAGTTACCCAATGATAGTAAAAACCCCCCACAAATATATGAGTTTCTACTGGAATGGCAGGTACATCCTCTTCCATGTCAAATAGGGCTTACCCTCCAGAATTAGCATTTACAAAGAGGACAAATTACTTTGGGAAAAAcactaattttgaaattaaaattccaaaGTTCAAATCCCAATCCCATTATGTgattacataaaatttatttatctaaatttcagttttatatttatagtccCACTTATCTTACAGAAGTATTGCATAAATTAACTCTATGTACCTGTAACATgtaaaaaatgctcaataaatatgtttatttcttgATGTTTCAAGGGACAGTAGAACAAAGGATAACCTCAGCAAAAGTCAGAAATTTCCCAAAACAAATTCTATTAGTCACAGAGAATAAATAAACTCATTCATATATCAATATAaactatgtttctaggaatgcttgggtggctcagtcagttaaacgtctgcctttggcttaggtcatgatcccaaggtcctggaatggagtcccacactgggcttcttgcacagcaggtagcctgcttctctctgttcaccgctcccctgctccccctgctcatgtgtgcggGATTGTTTtgcactctctgacaaataaataaataaataaataatctttaagaaaaaagaaaaaaaaagtgtttctaatTCAAGTGCTCAGATATCTAAGAATCCTTCTCTAACATTTAAATGtcacaattccatttttttcttaatgattaacAGTAGTTCATTATTGGCTCATTTGATTTGTAACTTACTATGAGCTTTTCTTGCTCCTAAGTAATCTTTTTGCCCATCCTTTATGAAAGGAGTTTGCACATCCATCCACTACCATCAAAAAGCATTTACCAGATTACTGAAGATGAGTGTGGGGTACATAAGGATTCACTATACTGTTCttctacttttgtatttttttgaaatttttcattttaaaaatgttaaataaagaaaaagtaattatcTGATTGTGGTTATGTTCTACCTTCTGGTATAATCCTTGAATACTTCCTAGacaatttttgttttgatgacaGATTGACAATAAGTTGTCAACATGACACTTGACTGAGGTCAGGTCTATTCCTTCTCCTCACAATCCATCATTCATTTTATGTACAAACATATCCATCACAATACGAATTCAATCTTCCAAAAGTCAACATCTATACATTAAGTACTGGACCAAACCAATGATTGTAATAATAATCATACAAACATAAATTATATTATCTAATTACATAATACACTACACACATTCCAAAATTTTACTCATAAATACCTCTGATACTGTTTGCTCACCTATTTTGAGTGCAAGTGAAAGCAAAGTACTACAGTTATAGTACTTTACAAAGGAGACCTCACGAGAaagtaagaaattagaaaataagtttAAGAATTAAGTGAGCTAGTTAatccaagttttaaaaagtaaagatactATTGAACCAACAATTGAGAAATGAAGcgaaatatggaaaaaaatattctggataATCATCACCACTATTAACAACTACAAGAAAGCTTATCGTAAGTCAGAAATTGTCttaagcaggggtgcctgggtggcttagttgttaggcatctgccttctgctcaggtcatgatcccagggtcctgggttcgaaccccgtatcaggctccctgctcaccgggaaacctgcttctccttctcccactcccccagcttatgTTCCCTCCCTCGCCATGTctcttaacaaataaaatctttaaaaaaaaaattgtcttaagtaccttatatatattttctaatcaAACGAATTCTCATAGCAAcaccaaatagaaaaataatttatataaggTCTTATACAAGGTAGAAGTAACTTGTACAAAGTAAAATTTGTACAAAGCAGTAGTAATTTGTTAAAAGCAGAAGTATAACTTATACAAGATGTTAGCAAAGAAGTCACTGAGCTGGGATTCCAAACCAGATTTATACTGAGtgtccacattaaaaaaaaaaaaacaagacgtTCCTGAGAAGTGATAAAAAAATGGATACAGGAATTAACAGACTCTGTCTATAACAGactataaaagaatgaaagtttaAACAGAAGACGATAAATTTTCAGAGCCTAAGGCAGGATACAGGGTTACCAAGAATGCATTTCTGATGAGTTCAGATGTAAAAATATTACTAGGGAAAAAACTCTCCTACTTAAGCTCAATTCTTACTCCACACTCACACTCATAGGTATCTAGGTAAACACTGCTTTAATTACTCTGAGAAGCTATGCAGGAAGGTTAAgcatacaaatgaaaataatcttagAAACTAAAAATTTATACCACAGACCATACAAAAATTGCACCGCTGTTTAAGGAAAATAACTAAGCAAAAGTAAAAGGTAAATGAAAACAAGTGGATAGCTGCATAACTCCACATATGGAGAGAatatagaaggagaaagaacttATTGGCTATGATTCTTCATATTAAACATAAATCACTATTTTATAGTGCAACACAAGAAACATGTAACAAAGACAAGTTATATAATGTGCCTAAGGTTATGAAACATTACACCATCTTGTGGTAACAActgaaaaatgcaatttaaagaaaacacaaagcaatgttctataaaattaacattcattattattatcatccatttatttataaaataaataagctgttcacatgacatttttcatttggaaaactaAAGTTTTTTCATCATAACTTACGTACAAAGTAACAGGAATATTTTCCCATGATCTTTCTGCTTCAAGTTTATCTAATGAACAAGGACTATCATCCTTTTTTGTAGACTTCGGTAACTCTTTAGTACAATGCTCTAGATTTCTCTTGGCCTTCAGGATAAGCAATTCAATTTTGTCACCTAATTTAAAAGATCAAattcatttaagagaaaaaaacagcacAGCAAACTCTCAAAGGCAACAAATAATTCAGACTAATTTGGAATATACACATAACTGTAACAATAAACTTTTTTAATAGGACATTTCGAAAAAGAAACGGGGAAAAGACATTTCCTAGGCACAAAATGCTACACGAAAGAAGACCATTAAGTGTTCAAAAGATTTATCATTTCATCATTACATCAAGAATATAGCATAAAAGCTCCTAGACATTAGGTCAAATTTACAGCACTTTCTTtgattcttaaaaacaaagcaaagcaaagcaaagcaaaacaaaacaaattaccaCTGAATGGCTTTTTGGTTTGTCCTGGGAGAAGTGGATTCTCACACTGACACTGGCTATGTTCAGAATcacatttatattcattaattaatCCTTTATCAGCACTCAAGGAGTCTGAAATGTTTGAGGGTTCAAAAGAATATTCAAAACTATCTAATTTATTCATAAGTCGAGAAGTTCTTTGTGCCTGGTAACTATGTCTAGGGGAACACtgatcttctttaaatattttagaaatcctTTTTTGACTATTTGTGTCGGGTAGCAAGTCTTGATGGTGGAGCCAGACTGGGTATGTGAAATCAGGTAGACTAGTTATTCCTGAAACATTAAGGTCAGATTTCTGACTAGTGAGCCATCTTGGGTAATTCTTTTCAAGTTTGTGTTCTGAACTGTCTTTGAAAGACAACTTCTTGGAAAATGATAAAGATGGATCAGAAACGTACTTATTAGTCTTATTCacaagttttgggttttttagcCTACCACgttgctttccatttttatttatgtatacaaCAGGAGTAACTAAGTTATCTTTGCACATGGGAGTGGAAGGTTCTTGAAAATTTTGATTCTTTTCAGTATCCAATGAACTCAGTCTTCGAAtgcatttcttgtttttcttgctaTTTCGGTGACTTGATCCAATGCAAGTTAAAGAAAATGACCCATCTGCTGGAAGTTTTAATAGATCATCAGTTGTTAGGCTAATGCAGTCTATGTCATTAACAGTCATTCTTCTACAAGATAAGGACGAGAAGCTTTTTTTGGGATCGAGATTTTCAAAAGCTGAAAAACAAAGCGcagttctgtttattttcctcattacACATAACAATAGTTCTTAATACTCAAGAGTAAATAgaattaagaatttaagaatcaTTTTTGCTGCTTCCTTTTATCTTCACTAAAGCTttgattcaaaatataaaagatataggTTGATGAAATACAATgtactttttctttatatctctCTAATTTACTTTAACTAAGTTCTACACTTTTCTTTCCAACTCCTAAATTTTCCCTCGTTCTTTAACTTACTGTTTCTTCAACTCTTCTCATCATACCTGATGTACTAATACACTCACATTAATATTGGTCACTTAAAATTGGCTGTAAccttgaagaaaaatatgaactaAACTAGGTGGAAAAATGGTTTGCTTTCTGCCTACAAAACCTGCAAAAGCATTAACACAAAGAGAACAGCTGTTCTAATACTCTTCTGGAATATAGTGCCCACATACTTCTAAGAGTTGAACGCAAATTTTTTCCATACAAGGGCCATTCCATAAGTACTTATTTAAGTGTTACCTGGGTTATCAACAGATGTATTTTCCAAACTTGTCTTTGTGGAAGACTTATCAAGGTAAAACTCTTAACATCTTATATATTATCCCACAGAATACAGATCAGGAAGACTAATAGAGTCTTATTAATTGGGATTAATCAAGAATGAATTCAGAAAGACAGGTTTgtttaaattagttaatttaattGGTTTGTTTAAATTAGTTAAACTAGTTAATAAAAACCTAGAACCACCATGTCAATGCTATTTCCATTATGCTGTAATAAAATAGCTTAAGGGTTTAGGATCAACCACCTGCTCTTATTAGTTGTATTCATCACCTTCCCTCCAAGGTCACAAGATTTCAGCTAAAAATATGTGAGACTCAAGAGAATTACAGaaccatttaagaaaaatatccagacctcaatattataaaagtcatttttatcccaaaggaagaaaaaagtgtcTAGCTTTTTAAGACTACAATGCATCTCTCAAATACTTCAAATCAGtggactaaaataaaataaaataaaaaataaaagcataccaTTGTTTGGTCTATAAATATAGTTGGAGAATTCGGGCATATTAGCAGAACATCTATCAATGTTAATCTTTCCAGTGCTTGCACCAGGATACATCTGGCTTAAATCAAAATCATCAATATAGGCCTGTAGAGCCTGAGAGGCAGAACTGTACAGTTTATCCTTATACTGAAAAGAGTCATCAGATTTAGAGGAATTACTACCACTCAGGCTGCAGCTTGCTAACAGAGAAGATACTGAAGATTGCTGAGAACAAACTCTGTGTTTTGTAATAGACTTTGCCATGGCTTCCTCAAAATGGGttatttctattcatttctctCAATATCTGTAATACAAAAACAATAGGTTAAGGTTCCATTAAAAGGAGTAACAGCCATATAGAGAGAAAATTACTAAATATGTAAactttttataatctttaaagaataaaatccatTCTATCACCCTTTTAAGGCAATGAACATTATAGATTttctattattgtcattattgtgAGTTCCCTCATCATTGActtagaaacatttattgagtacctactatgttcCTGGAATTTTGTACACATAATTATCTGAGCATAGTACCAAGGGAAGAGTACTCACAATTTTTAAGCCCTAAAAACTTCTGAGGTACAGTATTTTCTTATGGGGATAGATTCTATGACATCACAATACCTAACATTCCCttatatagaatatttttcatttcataagcCTACTATCATGCATTACagatagtaggtgctcaataaactttTAAAGGCATCAGATGAGGtattagaaacaagaaaagaatattcACTTTCAATGTTGTAAATGTCAATATGCAACTTTAGCCAAATCTTTCCCCCAGCAAAActcaagaacaaaataatttataatatttagtataaagaaataaactacCAAGTTTATTGAGCTAGCGAAATGCTCTTTTCCTAAGACATTATCATTGTCTCACCATTTATGGCAATACTCTTACCATTTCCACTTATGTTAAACACATTCACCCTTTCTTTCAAAAGAGACTTAGGTAATTTGGAAATTGACAACATATTCCTCTCCCTGTTTTTCCATTACTAACATTGAGAGAATTCCTGCCTACCTTAGGATAGTAATAGTATCTACATTTGAAAAAGTAGAAGATAACAAGGCTTCAGTACATGATGtggcattcttttaaaaaattagaccaGTGGAAATGGATCTTCTGTATTAAAAACGAAAAATTATTGTCTAGGACTTAATACACCCTATAAAGCTCTAAAGTTACAATGTTTAACTTTCGGctataattttaggaaaaaacgTTTAAGTTATAACAACTTCTAATGGAGTCTTAATAACTATcaaatttgactttaaaatacTGATAGTCTTCCATTCAAAGACAGAGTAAAACATCATCCTGCCTCAGCTTTAGAGCGTGCATCTGCCTCTGCAAGAGAGCTGACAGCAgccaggggcagcagcagcagaacaCAACAGTTATTTagtctctttgatttcctggaaTGCTGTGATGTTGGTGTATCTCTAAAGAATAGCTAGACTAaatcagctttgttctttctttaccCCTTTCACTAATGATGTCTAAATTTTCTCAGGAAAACATCGCTTTACCAAACATTTTCTCCCTTATTCCAACACAGTACAGGTCACCAATttagttttgaaaacaaaagtttGTTTTAAGCTGTTGGATTACACTTCTCAGTAAGTGGgtaatcacatttattttaatgcacaggaggcagaaagaaaatccaCAGTCAATTTTTATTGTGGAAAGCTTCCAAAAGTATACAGAAGTACAACGAAGAGTTTAGTAAAACCTCATGCACCCATCACCCTTCCTCAAACAGTTACTAACACAGCCCAACTTTATCCAGCCACTTCTCCCCACTTCCGCCACAGGATGATTTGGAAGCAAATCCGTGTATCTTACCATTACTTCCGCAAACACTTCCGTTCTCATCTCCAGAAGGAAATCCATCATTCCGAAGAATAAAATGCTAAAcgtgtgccaaaaaaaaaaaaaaaaaaaaaagtcaactacCTTTGATTCAAAAACAGAATGTTCAGTGTTAAACACTGGGTACAGCTCACCGGAAACGCGCACCTTCCTGGAAAACAACAGCTCCGTGATTTCTGTTTTGAAACCGAACATTTGTTTGTTCGACAGCAAAACGACAAGCCTTCTTGAGCCCGGAAAGCGAGAATCGCCGGCGGCCCCGCACGAGAGCATCTCTCCCCACCCGACGCGTTGGGGTTCAACCCTTCCGCCCTTCCCGAGGAAACTCCCCCCCCCTCCGGGATTCCAGCACCCCCGGCAGTCACAGACACAGGCTTCCGTTAGGTACTTCCACTCAGAACCATTTATTCGGCAGCAACCGAGAGCTCCCCCGTGGGCGGACGCAGTTTTTCCGAGGTGTCCCCGCGTAAAGCCCaatcccccccgccccggccccgccctcgTCAATAGACGCCTGGAGTCTCAAGAGGCCCACGTCCAGTCCCCTCCGTCTCGTTCCGGGACCTTGCCCCGCTCGGGAGCTTCCCGAGAAAGGTGTTTTCTTCCCACCCGGAACGTCCATCGCGCTCTCCCTCAGACTTCCTCTCCCCTCCGCGCCACCCTGATTCTAGCCTTGCCCACGGGCTGTGGGATGGGGCGCCTCTTGAAAATACACCCCCTTTGGGGGCCACACTCACCgaccaaaagagagaaaaacgcACACGTCCACAACTCTCCACCGAAAGTCCGCGCCTGTTACCGTACGGAAGACGCGACAAAGCACCCCCGACCCGGACAccgccccgcctcaggctccgcTTGCTGGAAGCCGCCTCCGCCGTCACAGCGGAGCACGACGCCCGCGCTCACTTTCAAACTGATCCAACATGGCGCTGGCTTGCGGTGCGCATGCGTGGCGCTCGGCGCCTGGGGCAGCTGGGCCAGGGGAGGAGGCCGCCGGGAAAAGTGGGAGTTGCGGGGCGTATGGTAGCACTCCATGCTGGGAAGTGTAGTTTCTCCCTCCTCATCTTTCTGgatggggttggggatggggatCTCCGGACTGCTTCCCTGTCGCTCTCCCGCACGCTCTCCCCACCACCGTCACCCCTCTTCAGGGCCACTCAGCGCTGACGACAGGCTGAGCTTCCCTCCGCGCGCTCCCCGGGAGTAAGGGGATGAGGTGGGAAAGGAGACTGAGGGGCTCTGGCGGCTGCCATTTTGACCTCCGCCTTCCTTCCGGGTTTCGGAGCACCCCCTCCCAGGATAAGACACCGTCTCCAGCTGGGGTGGGAGTCCCAGACCACTTCCTTACCCCCTTCCTCAGTTGCCTCCCACATCCCATTCCTGAGCCCGGCGCTCCTGGGCTTGCAGCCAGTCCCTCACACTCAGCAGATGCGGGTTTGGAGGAGGGAGTTTGGCCAGGGACGGGATTTAACAAATTCCTTGGGGACCTTGATTCCCAGGGAAGAATG
This DNA window, taken from Mustela erminea isolate mMusErm1 chromosome 13, mMusErm1.Pri, whole genome shotgun sequence, encodes the following:
- the C13H18orf54 gene encoding lung adenoma susceptibility protein 2 isoform X1, with protein sequence MAKSITKHRVCSQQSSVSSLLASCSLSGSNSSKSDDSFQYKDKLYSSASQALQAYIDDFDLSQMYPGASTGKINIDRCSANMPEFSNYIYRPNNAFENLDPKKSFSSLSCRRMTVNDIDCISLTTDDLLKLPADGSFSLTCIGSSHRNSKKNKKCIRRLSSLDTEKNQNFQEPSTPMCKDNLVTPVVYINKNGKQRGRLKNPKLVNKTNKYVSDPSLSFSKKLSFKDSSEHKLEKNYPRWLTSQKSDLNVSGITSLPDFTYPVWLHHQDLLPDTNSQKRISKIFKEDQCSPRHSYQAQRTSRLMNKLDSFEYSFEPSNISDSLSADKGLINEYKCDSEHSQCQCENPLLPGQTKKPFSGDKIELLILKAKRNLEHCTKELPKSTKKDDSPCSLDKLEAERSWENIPVTFKSPVPVNSDDTPQQTSRAKCAKGFLDDFLNNDNQSCTLSGGKHHGPVEALKQMLFNLQAVQESFNQNKTAELEEEIKQVSEDNFSKLQLKESMLPITRSLQKALHHLSRLRDLVDDTSGKQSPKM
- the C13H18orf54 gene encoding lung adenoma susceptibility protein 2 isoform X3, which encodes MAKSITKHRVCSQQSSVSSLLASCSLSGSNSSKSDDSFQYKDKLYSSASQALQAYIDDFDLSQMYPGASTGKINIDRCSANMPEFSNYIYRPNNAFENLDPKKSFSSLSCRRMTVNDIDCISLTTDDLLKLPADGSFSLTCIGSSHRNSKKNKKCIRRLSSLDTEKNQNFQEPSTPMCKDNLVTPVVYINKNGKQRGDKIELLILKAKRNLEHCTKELPKSTKKDDSPCSLDKLEAERSWENIPVTFKSPVPVNSDDTPQQTSRAKCAKGFLDDFLNNDNQSCTLSGGKHHGPVEALKQMLFNLQAVQESFNQNKTAELEEEIKQVSEDNFSKLQLKESMLPITRSLQKALHHLSRLRDLVDDTSGKQSPKM